The Pseudomonas sp. B21-023 genomic interval CTGGCCGATTTCGCTTCGCGCCAGCGCCGCTTCGGTAAGACCAGCGAGCAGGTCGAAGCCGGAGCCCGTGCTTAATGCTTAAACAACGCATCATTACCGCGCTGATCCTGCTGCCGATCGCGGTGGGTGGTTTCTTCCTGCTCAATGGTGGGGATTTCGCCCTCTTCATCGGTTTCGTGGTGACGCTCGGTGCCTGGGAGTGGGCGCGCCTGGCCGGCCTGGTGGCGCAACCGTTGCGCATCGCCTATGCCGCCGTGGTCGCGGGCGGGCTGATGCTGCTCTACCTGATGCCGGATCTCGCGCCCTGGGTGCTGGGCGCTTCGGTGATCTGGTGGGCGCTGGCCACGTGGCTGGTGCTGACCTATCCGCGCAGCGGCGAGCTGTGGAGCAGTGCCGCCTGCCGCCTGCTGATCGGCCTGCTGGTGTTGCTGCCCGCCTGGCAGGGTCTGGTGCTGCTCAAGCACTGGCCGCTGGGCAACTGGCTGATCCTGGCGGTCATGGTGCTGGTCTGGGCGGCCGACATCGGTGCCTATTTCTCCGGCCGTGCCTTCGGCAAGCGCAAGCTGGCGCCACAGGTCAGCCCGGGCAAGAGCTGGGAGGGCGTGTATGGCGGCCTCGCGGTCAGCCTGCTGATCACCCTGGGCGTGGGCATTGCCCGTGACTGGAGTGTCGGCCAGGTGCTGCTGGGCTTGCTGGGCGCCGTGGTGGTGGTGATGTCTTCGGTGGTCGGCGACCTGACCGAAAGCATGTTCAAGCGCCGTGAAGGCATCAAGGACAGCAGCAACCTGCTGCCGGGCCATGGCGGCGTGCTTGATCGCATCGACAGCCTGACCGCGGCGATTCCGATGTTTGCCGTATTGTTGTGGGCGGCTGAGTGGGGTGTGATGTGAGTCGCGTGCAACGCATTACCGTGCTGGGGGCCACCGGCTCCATTGGCTTGAGCACGTTGGACGTCATCGCTCGCCATCCTGACCGTTACCAGGTGTTCGCCTTGAGCGGCTATTCGCGCATCGACGAGCTGCTGGCCCTGTGCGAGCGCCATCTCCCGGCGTACGCCGTGGTGCCGAGTGCCGAGGCGGCCGGGCGGCTGCGCGCGGGGCTGGCCAGGAGCGGATGTGCCACCGAGGTGCTGGAAGGTGAGGCCGGGCTGTGCCAGGTCGCCTCCGCATCGGAGGTTGATACCGTGATGGCCGCCATCGTTGGTGCTGCCGGCCTGCGTCCAACCCTGGCCGCGGTCGAGGCGGGCAAGAAGGTACTGTTGGCCAACAAGGAAGCCCTGGTGATGTCCGGGGCCCTGTTCATGCAGGCGGTGCAGCGTAGCGGCGCGGTGCTGCTGCCGATCGACAGCGAGCACAACGCGATATTCCAGTGCATGCCCGGCGACTACGCCCGGGGCCTGGGCGCTGTCGGCGTGCGCCGCATCCTGCTGACGGCCTCCGGCGGCCCGTTCCGCGAAACCCCGGCTGAAGCCTTGCTGGATGTCACGCCGGAACAGGCCTGCGCTCACCCGAATTGGTCCATGGGGCGCAAGATCTCGGTCGACTCGGCGAGCATGCTGAACAAAGGCCTGGAGCTGATCGAGGCCTGCTGGCTGTTCGATGCCAAGCCTTCGCAGGTCGAAGTGGTGGTGCACCCGCAGAGTGTCATCCACTCGTTGGTGGACTATGTCGATGGCTCGGTGCTCGCCCAGTTGGGCAACCCCGACATGCGCACGCCGATCTCCAATGCCCTGGCCTGGCCGGAGCGCATCGATTCGGGCGTGGCGCCGCTGGACCTGTTCGCCATCGCCCGTCTGGATTTCCAGGCCCCCGACGAACAGCGCTTCCCATGCCTGCGCCTGGCGCGTCAGGCTGCCGAGGCGGGCAACAGTGCGCCGGCGGTGCTTAATGCCGCCAACGAAGTGGCTGTCGAAGCGTTTCTCCAGCGGCGTATCCGCTTCCCGGAGATCGCGGGTATGATCGAACAAGTGCTCGACCAGGAGCCTGTGGTGGCATTGCCCACGCTCGACGCGGTATTCGCCGCCGACCAGCGTGCCCGGGAGCTGTCCCGGGAATGGTTGCGACGCCACGGCCGCTGAAGCCTGCGGCCGGCTCCGCCGAATGTCATCCGGAGATAGGACATGACTGCGCTCTACATGATTGTCGGCACGCTGATTGCGCTCGGCGTGCTGGTCACCTTCCACGAGTTCGGCCACTTCTGGGTGGCGCGGCGCTGCGGGGTCAAGGTCCTGCGCTTCTCGGTGGGCTTCGGTACGCCGTTGCTGCGCTGGCACGATCGCCAGGGCACCGAGTTCGTCGTTGCCGCGATTCCCCTGGGCGGCTACGTCAAGATGCTCGACGAGCGCGAGGGCGAGGTGCCGCCGGCGCTGGTCGAACAATCGTTCAACCGTAAATCGGTGCGCCAGCGCATCGCTATCGTGGCGGCCGGTCCGGTCGCCAACTTCCTCCTCGCGATCCTGTTCTTCTGGGTGCTGGCCATGCTCGGCTCGCAGCAGGTGCGCCCGGTCATCGGCGCGGTCGAGGCGGGCAGCCTGGCGGCCAGCGCCGGTCTGGGCGTCGGCCAGGAAATCGTTTCCATCGATGGCAAACCGACCAACGGCTGGTCGGCGGTCAATCTGCAGCTGGTGCGTCGCCTCGGGGAGAGCGGCACGCTGCGAGTAGGTGTGCTCGATGAAGGGGCAACGGTCGAGCGCCAGCTCGACATTACCCTGAACAATTGGCTCAAGGGCGCCGATGAGCCTGATCCGATCCAGTCCCTGGGCCTGCGTCCCTGGCGACCGGCGATGGTTCCGGTGCTGGCGGAGATCGATCCGAAAGGGCCGGCCGCTGCCGCCGGGCTCAAGACCGGTGACAAGCTGCTGGCGCTCGACGGTATGGCGCTGGGCGACTGGCAGCAGGTGGTCGACGCGGTCCGCGCCCGCCCCGAGCGCACGGTGAACCTGCGTATCGAGCGCGACGGCGCAGCCCTTGAGGTACCGGTTACCCTGGCACGCAAGGGCGAAGGCCAGGCGTCTGGTGGATATCTGGGCGCCGGGGTCAAGGCGAGCGAATGGCCGGCGAAGATGCTTCGCGAGGTCAGTTACGGGCCGCTGGAGGCGGTGGGCGAGGGCTTGTCCCGCACTTGGAACATGAGTGTCCTGACCCTCGAATCGCTGAAGAAAATGCTGTTCGGAGAGCTCTCGGTAAAAAACTTGAGCGGACCGATAACCATTGCTAAAGTGGCGGGCGCTTCAGCCCAGTCGGGCGTTGGGGATTTCCTGAATTTCCTGGCCTACCTGAGCATAAGCCTGGGGGTTCTGAACCTGCTGCCCATCCCGGTACTGGATGGGGGGCATTTGCTGTTCTACCTGATCGAGTGGGCGCGCGGTCGTCCGCTCTCGGATCGGGTGCAAGGTTGGGGGGTCCAGATCGGTATCAGTTTGGTCGTCGGGGTGATGTTGCTCGCCCTGATCAACGATCTGGGTCGACTATAAAAGCTTCGCTCAATCGCGAAACCTGCCGCTTTCTCGCGGCGGGTTGTTTATTGCCAGTTGGAATAAAAGGACTTCATGAAACGTCTGCTGCTAACTGCGGTGCTCTCCGCACTGATGATCGCTGAAGTTCACGCCGAGTCCTTCACCATCTCCGATATTCGTGTCAACGGCCTGCAGCGGGTTTCCGCCGGCAGCGTGTTCGGCGCGTTGCCGCTGAACGTCGGTGACCAGGTCGACGACCGCCGTCTGGTCGAGTCCACCCGCTCGCTGTTCAAGACCGGCTTCTTCCAGGACATCCAGCTGAACCGCGACGGCAATGTCCTGATCATCAACGTGGTCGAGCGCCCTTCGGTGTCGAGCATCGAGATCGAAGGCAACAAGGCGATCAGCACCGAAGACCTGATGAAGGGCCTGAAGCAGTCGGGCCTGGCCGAAGGCGAGATCTTCCAGCGCGCGACGCTCGAAGGCGTGCGTAACGAGCTGCAGCGCCAGTACGTGGCCCAGGGCCGCTACTCCGCCGAAGTCGACGCCGAAGTCGTGCCGCAGCCGCGCAACCGCGTCGGCCTGAAGATCAAGATCAACGAAGGCACCGTGGCCGCGATCCAGCACATCAACGTGGTGGGTAACACGGTCTTCGACGACGAGACCCTAGGCCAGCTGTTCGAGCTCAAGACCACCAACTGGCTGTCGTTCTTCAAGAACGACGACAAGTACGCCCGCGAAAAACTGTCCGGTGACCTGGAGCGCCTGCGTTCCTACTACCTGGACCGCGGCTACATCAACATGGACATCGCGTCCACCCAGGTGTCGATCACCCCGGACAAGAAGCATGTCTACATCACCGTCAACATCAACGAGGGCGAGAAGTACACCGTCCGCGACGTGAAGTTGTCCGGTGACCTGAAAGTGCCGGAAGACCAGGTCAAGTCGCTGCTGCTGGTGCAGCCGGGCCAGGTGTTCTCGCGCAAGGTGATGACCACCACCTCTGACCTGATCACCCGTCGCCTGGGTAACGAAGGCTATACCTTCGCCAACGTCAACGGCGTGCCACAGCCGAACGACCAGGATCACACCGTCGACATCATGTTCGTCGTCGATCCGGGCAAGCGTGCCTACGTCAACCGCATCAACTACCGCGGCAACACCAAGACCGAAGACGAAGTGCTGCGCCGCGAAATGCGCCAGATGGAAGGCGGCTGGGCTTCGACCTACCTCATCGACCAATCCAAGACCCGCCTCGAGCGCCTGGGCTTCTTCAAGGAAGTCAACGTCGAGACGCCGCCGGTGCCGGGCACCGACGACCAGGTCGACGTCAACTACAGCGTCGAAGAGCAAGCCTCCGGCTCGATCACCGCCAGCGTCGGTTTCGCCCAGAGCGCGGGCCTGATCCTGGGTGGCTCGATCAGCCAGAACAACTTCCTGGGTACCGGTAACAAGGTCTCCATCGGCCTGACCCGTTCCGAATACCAGACCCGCTACAACTTCGGCTACGTTGATCCCTACTTCACCCCCGACGGTGTGAGCCTGGGTTACAACGCCTTCTACCGCAGCACCGACTACGACGACCTCGACGTCGACGTGGCCAGCTATGCGGTGGACAGCCTGGGTGCCGGCGTCAGCCTCGGCTACCCGATCAGCGAGACTTCGCGCCTGACCTACGGCCTGACCGTGCAGCAGGACAAGCTGAAGACCGGCCGCTACACCGTCGATGAGATCTTCAAGTTCATCCAGGACGAAGGCGACAACTTCCTCAACTTCAAGGCGTCGATCGGCTGGTCCGAGTCGACCCTTAACAAGGGCGTGCTGGCCACCCGTGGTCACTCGCAGAGCCTGACCCTCGAGACCACCGTGCCGGGCAGCGACCTGTCGTTCTACAAGCTCGACTACCGTGGCCAGCTGTTCAAGCCGATCAACAACGACTACACCCTGCGCCTGCACACCGAGCTGGGCTACGGTGACGGTTTTGGCGGCACTTCGGGGCTGCCGTTCTACGAGAACTACTACGCGGGCGGCTTCAACTCCGTGCGCGGCTTCAAGGACAGCACCCTGGGCCCACGCAGCACGCCTAGTAGCGGCAAGAACCCGGGCACCATCGCCGACCCGGACCAGGATCCGCTGCCGTTCGGTGGCAACGTCCTCGTCCAGGGCGGTGTGGAGCTGCTGTTCCCGCTGCCGTTCGTCAAGGACCAGCGTTCGCTGCGCACCTCCGTGTTCTGGGACGTGGGTAACGTGTTCGACACCAACTGCGGTTCCAAGCCGGACTGCACCAAGGTCGGTTTCTCGGACATGGCCAGTTCCGTCGGTCTGGGCGTAACCTGGATCACCGCGCTGGGCCCGCTGAGCTTCAGCCTGGCGATGCCGATCAAGAAGCCGGACGACGCCGACACGCAAGTGTTCCAATTCTCTCTGGGCCAGACCTTCTGAGGTCGGCCCTTGCATAACGACAACGGATTATCCAGGAGTGCATCGTGCGTAAGTTGACTCAACTGGCCCTTGTGGCCGCGGCGCTGGTCGCCACCCCGGCTTTCGCCGAAATGAAGGTTGCCGTGCTGAACTATCAGATGGCCCTGCTGGAATCCGACGCGGCCAAGAAATACGCCGTTGACGCCGAGAAGAAGTTCGGCCCGCAACTGACCAAGCTCAAGGGCCTGGAAAGCAGCGCCAAGGGCATCCAGGATCGCCTGATCAAGGGCGGCGACAAGATGCCTCAGCCAGAGCGCGAGCGCCTCGAGCTCGAGTTCAAGCAAAAGGCCCGCGACTTCCAGTTCCAGTCCAAGGAGCTCAACGAAGCCAAGGCCGTGGCGGATCGCGACATGCTCAAGCAGCTCAAGCCCAAGCTTGATGGCGCCGTCGAGGAAGTGATCAAGAAGGGCGGCTTCGACCTGGTGCTCGAGCGTGGCGCGGTCATCGATGTCAAGCCGCAGTACGACATCACCCGCCAGGTCATCGAGCGCATGAACCAAGCCCGTTGATATGACCGTAACCATGACACTCGGCCAGCTGGCCGAAGCCCTCGGCGCCGAGCTCAAAGGCCCCGAGGCGCTGGAAATCACCGGGTTGGCCACCTTGCAGGAGGCCGTTTCCGGGCAGCTGAGTTTCCTCGCCAACAAGCAGTACCGCAAGTTTCTGGACGATTCCACGGCCAGCGCGGTATTGCTCAAGGCCGAGGACGCCGAAGGTTTCGCCGGCAATGCCTTGATCGTGGCCGACCCGTATTTGGCTTACGCGCGCATCTCGCACCTGTTCGATCCGAAGCCCAAGGCTGTGGCGGGAATTCATCCCAGCGCCGTGGTTGCCGAGGATGCCCAGGTGGATGCCAGCGCCAGCATCGGTCCGTTCGCGGTGGTCGAAAGCGGCGCGCGAATCGACGCCAACGTGACGGTCGGCGCGCACTGTTTCATCGGTGCCCGTTGCGTCATCGGCGAGGGTGGCTGGTTGGCACCCCGTGTCACGCTGTATCACGACGTGACCATTGGCAAGCGCGTGGTCATCCAGTCCGGCGCGGTGATCGGTGGCGAGGGCTTTGGCTTTGCCAACGAGAAAGGCATCTGGCGCAAGATCGCGCAGATCGGCGGCGTCACCCTGGGCGACGATGTCGAGATTGGCGTGAACACCGCGGTGGACCGCGGCGCCCTGTCGGACACGCGCATCGGTGATGGCGTCAAGCTCGACAACCAGATCCAGATCGCCCATAACGTGCAGGTCGGTGACCACACGGCGATGGCGGCCTGCGTCGGTATCTCGGGCAGCACCCGTATCGGCAAGCACTGCATGATTGCCGGTGGTGTCGGGATGGTCGGTCACATCGACGTCTGCGACAATGTTTTCGTCTCCGGCATGACCATGGTGACCCGTTCGATTACCGAACCGGGTGGCTACTCTTCCGGAACTGCCATGCAACCTTTGGCCGAATGGCGCAAGAGCGCCGCTCGCATTCGCCAGCTGGACGAGATGTCCAAGCGTCTCCAGCAGCTGGAAAAGCGTGTCGACACCGTGACCTCAGGTGGCCAGCCGACATCAGAAGGCTGATACCATTTACTGAGCGAGCGTTACAGTCGCTAGCTGGCTCCTCTTTGGATCTGCAAAAGGAGCGTGTGGTCAGCACCTGCGCTCCCTATTCTTATACAGGCTTCCCCCCGAAATGATGGACATCAACGAGATTCGCGAATACCTGCCTCACCGTTACCCGTTCCTGCTGGTGGACCGGGTGACGGAGCTGGACTTCGAGGCCCAAAGCATTCGTGCCTACAAGAATGTCAGCATCAACGAGCCGTTCTTCAATGGCCACTTCCCGGCGCATCCGATCATGCCGGGCGTGCT includes:
- the ispC gene encoding 1-deoxy-D-xylulose-5-phosphate reductoisomerase, translating into MSRVQRITVLGATGSIGLSTLDVIARHPDRYQVFALSGYSRIDELLALCERHLPAYAVVPSAEAAGRLRAGLARSGCATEVLEGEAGLCQVASASEVDTVMAAIVGAAGLRPTLAAVEAGKKVLLANKEALVMSGALFMQAVQRSGAVLLPIDSEHNAIFQCMPGDYARGLGAVGVRRILLTASGGPFRETPAEALLDVTPEQACAHPNWSMGRKISVDSASMLNKGLELIEACWLFDAKPSQVEVVVHPQSVIHSLVDYVDGSVLAQLGNPDMRTPISNALAWPERIDSGVAPLDLFAIARLDFQAPDEQRFPCLRLARQAAEAGNSAPAVLNAANEVAVEAFLQRRIRFPEIAGMIEQVLDQEPVVALPTLDAVFAADQRARELSREWLRRHGR
- a CDS encoding OmpH family outer membrane protein; the encoded protein is MRKLTQLALVAAALVATPAFAEMKVAVLNYQMALLESDAAKKYAVDAEKKFGPQLTKLKGLESSAKGIQDRLIKGGDKMPQPERERLELEFKQKARDFQFQSKELNEAKAVADRDMLKQLKPKLDGAVEEVIKKGGFDLVLERGAVIDVKPQYDITRQVIERMNQAR
- the rseP gene encoding RIP metalloprotease RseP, producing the protein MTALYMIVGTLIALGVLVTFHEFGHFWVARRCGVKVLRFSVGFGTPLLRWHDRQGTEFVVAAIPLGGYVKMLDEREGEVPPALVEQSFNRKSVRQRIAIVAAGPVANFLLAILFFWVLAMLGSQQVRPVIGAVEAGSLAASAGLGVGQEIVSIDGKPTNGWSAVNLQLVRRLGESGTLRVGVLDEGATVERQLDITLNNWLKGADEPDPIQSLGLRPWRPAMVPVLAEIDPKGPAAAAGLKTGDKLLALDGMALGDWQQVVDAVRARPERTVNLRIERDGAALEVPVTLARKGEGQASGGYLGAGVKASEWPAKMLREVSYGPLEAVGEGLSRTWNMSVLTLESLKKMLFGELSVKNLSGPITIAKVAGASAQSGVGDFLNFLAYLSISLGVLNLLPIPVLDGGHLLFYLIEWARGRPLSDRVQGWGVQIGISLVVGVMLLALINDLGRL
- the bamA gene encoding outer membrane protein assembly factor BamA; protein product: MKRLLLTAVLSALMIAEVHAESFTISDIRVNGLQRVSAGSVFGALPLNVGDQVDDRRLVESTRSLFKTGFFQDIQLNRDGNVLIINVVERPSVSSIEIEGNKAISTEDLMKGLKQSGLAEGEIFQRATLEGVRNELQRQYVAQGRYSAEVDAEVVPQPRNRVGLKIKINEGTVAAIQHINVVGNTVFDDETLGQLFELKTTNWLSFFKNDDKYAREKLSGDLERLRSYYLDRGYINMDIASTQVSITPDKKHVYITVNINEGEKYTVRDVKLSGDLKVPEDQVKSLLLVQPGQVFSRKVMTTTSDLITRRLGNEGYTFANVNGVPQPNDQDHTVDIMFVVDPGKRAYVNRINYRGNTKTEDEVLRREMRQMEGGWASTYLIDQSKTRLERLGFFKEVNVETPPVPGTDDQVDVNYSVEEQASGSITASVGFAQSAGLILGGSISQNNFLGTGNKVSIGLTRSEYQTRYNFGYVDPYFTPDGVSLGYNAFYRSTDYDDLDVDVASYAVDSLGAGVSLGYPISETSRLTYGLTVQQDKLKTGRYTVDEIFKFIQDEGDNFLNFKASIGWSESTLNKGVLATRGHSQSLTLETTVPGSDLSFYKLDYRGQLFKPINNDYTLRLHTELGYGDGFGGTSGLPFYENYYAGGFNSVRGFKDSTLGPRSTPSSGKNPGTIADPDQDPLPFGGNVLVQGGVELLFPLPFVKDQRSLRTSVFWDVGNVFDTNCGSKPDCTKVGFSDMASSVGLGVTWITALGPLSFSLAMPIKKPDDADTQVFQFSLGQTF
- a CDS encoding phosphatidate cytidylyltransferase, whose amino-acid sequence is MLKQRIITALILLPIAVGGFFLLNGGDFALFIGFVVTLGAWEWARLAGLVAQPLRIAYAAVVAGGLMLLYLMPDLAPWVLGASVIWWALATWLVLTYPRSGELWSSAACRLLIGLLVLLPAWQGLVLLKHWPLGNWLILAVMVLVWAADIGAYFSGRAFGKRKLAPQVSPGKSWEGVYGGLAVSLLITLGVGIARDWSVGQVLLGLLGAVVVVMSSVVGDLTESMFKRREGIKDSSNLLPGHGGVLDRIDSLTAAIPMFAVLLWAAEWGVM
- the lpxD gene encoding UDP-3-O-(3-hydroxymyristoyl)glucosamine N-acyltransferase — translated: MTVTMTLGQLAEALGAELKGPEALEITGLATLQEAVSGQLSFLANKQYRKFLDDSTASAVLLKAEDAEGFAGNALIVADPYLAYARISHLFDPKPKAVAGIHPSAVVAEDAQVDASASIGPFAVVESGARIDANVTVGAHCFIGARCVIGEGGWLAPRVTLYHDVTIGKRVVIQSGAVIGGEGFGFANEKGIWRKIAQIGGVTLGDDVEIGVNTAVDRGALSDTRIGDGVKLDNQIQIAHNVQVGDHTAMAACVGISGSTRIGKHCMIAGGVGMVGHIDVCDNVFVSGMTMVTRSITEPGGYSSGTAMQPLAEWRKSAARIRQLDEMSKRLQQLEKRVDTVTSGGQPTSEG